A part of Phoenix dactylifera cultivar Barhee BC4 chromosome 2, palm_55x_up_171113_PBpolish2nd_filt_p, whole genome shotgun sequence genomic DNA contains:
- the LOC103717274 gene encoding PLAT domain-containing protein 3-like isoform X1, producing MTVRRFHSLLLLLALLPLLASAQAQEGECVYTVYVRTGSVIKGGTDAKIGVSLGDATGREVQVRDLVSWGGLMGPDHDYFERGNLDAFSGRGPCGLTRPLCRLNVTSDGGGAHHGWYCEYVEVTATGPHLPCSQTLFYVRQWLATDAPPFQLYATVDGCDQASAPRRPNLVLGNRPDTDSSSSSSSSSSSS from the exons atgacGGTTCGCCGCTTCCATTCTCTGTTACTCCTCCTCGCCCTCCTCCCCTTGCTAGCCTCCGCT CAGGCGCAGGAGGGGGAGTGCGTGTACACGGTGTATGTGCGGACGGGATCGGTGATCAAAGGCGGCACCGACGCCAAGATCGGGGTGTCCCTGGGCGACGCGACGGGGCGCGAGGTCCAGGTAAGGGACCTGGTGTCGTGGGGCGGGCTGATGGGCCCCGACCACGACTACTTCGAACGGGGGAACCTCGACGCCTTCAGCGGGCGGGGCCCATGCGGGCTCACCAGGCCGCTCTGCCGTCTCAACGTGACCTCCGACGGGGGTGGGGCCCACCACGGCTGGTACTGCGAGTACGTCGAGGTGACGGCCACCGGGCCCCACCTCCCCTGCTCCCAGACCCTCTTCTACGTCCGCCAGTGGCTCGCCACCGACGCCCCGCCCTTCCAGCTCTACGCCACCGTCGACGGTTGCGACCAGGCCAGCGCTCCGAGGAGGCCCAACCTCGTCCTAGGAAACCGCCCCGACACcgactcttcctcctcctcctcctcctcctcatcttcttcttga
- the LOC103717272 gene encoding E3 ubiquitin-protein ligase BRE1-like 1 isoform X1 — protein sequence MGSTGEPDRKRRHFSSISPTAAAAAMKQPLAPCSDDKKLDVAVLQYKNQKLVEQLEAQKVECLALDNKLTQLKEKHKNYRDTLLVVNNSWERLVGDLESLSVCTSGSTNDGYDLRHSHMIEDGASCPTEDDFLSRLLETGATESSNYVSPSEKEDDIGAMQLRAKNILQNIIASFNDVCHVNEELAAALLVALPEDENSRQLMKTTNDLEVELGNFLVALGDLHLKHRLLTDRFQNHQDADAKNKAEHNRLAEELASTVAELEESNRKLATLKAQRDTTQGTPFLFPTLGNKHVGGDKVRDKQKELHDLESTVKESMNLVSSRLVEIRSLHEERIEILKKLVNLQNTLMDIKSISSSKAFQLLNDQLEKSNMEMDQYRASLEKLQVEKDNFVWHEKEMTLKVDLAEISWRVSVFSESRTAELDQELQRLAEERIVLETKLEEALREPGRKKIIAEFKALVSSLPKDMGIMQSELSKCKEAASELHSFRAEVQSLSSMLQRKEAELESISDRYANQLSEVKKLQSTVRDLRQANQELKLFLEMYRRESTDSREVIESRDMEYKSWALVQSLKSSLDEHNLEHRVKAANEAEAISQQRLATAEAKIAELRQKLEDSGREICKYSETLKSKHEEGEAYLSEIESIGQAYEDMQTQNQHLLQQITERDDYNIKLVIEGVKARQLNDALRTEIQVMDKKLQQANSVMVLYSLEVGHLDEQLKVWSEHVGKLAEDGRQNSIIWENAQRRLLDGWSESQQIRQSLDEIQSKAGASRLDVTELLIELEKERFNTKRLEEDLEVMSRKAEHLRAQTEGYSVLEKLRQEVREYRGILKCSICLDRQKEVVIAKCYHLFCNQCIQRTLGNRQRRCPTCGMSFGPNDVKPIYI from the exons ATGGGGAGCACTGGCGAGCCGGACCGGAAGAGGCGCCATTTCAGCTCCATATCCCCCACTGCCGCCGCAGCTGCCATGAAGCAGCCCTTGGCACCTTGCTCCGATGACAAGAAG CTTGATGTCGCTGTCCTTCAATACAAGAATCAAAAGCTTGTTGAACAATTAGAAGCTCAGAAAGTTGAGTGTCTTGCTCTTGACAATAAGCTCACTCAGCTGAAAGAGAAACATAAGAATTACAGGGACACATTACTTGTGGTCAATAACTCCTGGGAGCGA CTTGTCGgtgatttggaatcactttCTGTTTGCACAAGTGGATCTACAAATGATGGATATGATTTAAGACATTCTCATATGATAGAGG ATGGAGCATCCTGCCCCACAGAGGATGATTTTTTAAGCAGACTCCTAGAAACTGGTGCTACTGAAAGTTCGAATTATGTATCCCCTAGTGAAAAGGAAGATGATATAGGAGCAATGCAATTGAGGGCAAAAAACATCTTACAGAATATCATAGCTTCATTTAATGATGTGTGCCATGTAAATGAGGAACTTGCTGCTGCTCTCCTGGTTGCTCTTCCTGAAGACG AGAACAGCAGACAATTAATGAAGACCACGAATGATCTGGAGGTGGAACTTGGGAACTTTTTAGTGGCATTAGGTgatcttcatttgaaacacAGACTGTTGACAGATAGGTTCCAGAACCATCAAGATGCGGATGCTAAAAATAAGGCTGAGCATAACCGTTTGGCAG AGGAGTTGGCAAGTACTGTTGCTGAGTTGGAAGAAAGCAATCGTAAACTGGCAACCCTCAAGGCACAAAGGGATACAACACAAGGaacaccttttctttttccaacttTAGGAAATAAACATGTTGGTGGAGATAAGGTTAGAGATAAACAAAAAGAACTACATGACCTAGAGTCCACAGTCAAGGAGTCGATG AATTTAGTTTCAAGCCGGCTGGTAGAGATTCGGAGTCTACATGAAGAAAGAATTGAAATTTTGAAGAAGTTAGTTAATTTGCAG AACACTTTGATGGATATCAAGAGTATATCTTCATCCAAAGCTTTTCAATTGCTGAATGATCAATTAGAAAAGTCAAACATGGAAATGGATCAGTATCGGGCATCTTTGGAGAAATTACAG GTTGAAAAGGACAACTTTGTTtggcatgaaaaagaaatgactTTGAAAGTTGACCTAGCCGAGATATCTTGGAGAGTATCTGTCTTTTCTGAATCTAGAACCGCTGAGCTAGATCAGGAGTTGCAGAGACTGGCTGAGGAAAGGATTGTGTTGGAAACCAAGCTTGAAGAGGCTTTAAGAGAACCAg GTAGGAAAAAAATTATCGCAGAATTCAAAGCACTAGTATCATCACTACCCAAGGATATGGGAATCATGCAAAGTGAACTTAGTAAATGTAAGGAGGCTGCTTCAGAACTCCATTCTTTCCGAGCAGAAGTTCAATCTCTTTCCAGTATGTTACAAAGGAAG GAGGCTGAGCTGGAATCTATATCTGATAGATATGCTAACCAGCTTTCTGAGGTAAAGAAACTGCAGTCCACG gtTCGAGATTTAAGACAGGCTAATCAAGAGTTGAAGCTATTTCTAGAGATGTATAGGCGTGAATCTACCGATTCCAG AGAAGTCATAGAATCTAGGGACATGGAATACAAGTCATGGGCTCTTGTTCAAAGCCTTAAGTCATCTCTTGATGAACACAACCTGGAGCACCGTGTGAAGGCAGCCAATGAAGCTGAAGCAATATCCCAGCAGAGACTAGCCACTGCTGAAGCTAAGATCGCTGAGCTGAGGCAGAAGTTGGAAGATTCTGGGAG GGAAATATGTAAATACTCTGAGACTCTGAAATCCAAACATGAAGAAGGCGAAGCATATTTATCGGAGATTGAG AGTATTGGGCAAGCATATGAAGATATGCAAACTCAAAATCAACACCTGTTGCAACAAATCACAGAAAGAGATGATTACAACATCAAG CTTGTTATCGAGGGTGTGAAAGCAAGACAACTGAATGATGCGCTACGAACAGAAATACAAGTGATGGACAAAAAATTGCAGCAAGCGAATTCAGTCATGGTTTTGTACAGCCTGGAAGTCGGACatttggatgagcag TTAAAAGTTTGGTCAGAACATGTTGGGAAACTTGCAGAGGATGGGAGGCAAAATTCTATTATTTGGGAGAATGCCCAGAGGAGGCTATTGGATGGGTGGAGCGAGTCTCAGCAGATAAGGCAATCATTGGATGAAATACAAAGTAAGGCGGGGGCAAGCCGGCTAGATGTTACTGAGCTGCTAATAGAGCTAGAGAAGGAGAG GTTTAACACGAAGAGACTAGAGGAGGACTTGGAAGTCATGTCAAGGAAAGCTGAACATCTTAGGGCTCAAACTGAGGGCTATTCAGTCCTAGAAAAGCTTAGGCAAGAAGTAAGGGAATACAGGGGAATACTGAAGTGTAGTATCTGCCTTGACAGACAAAAAGAG GTGGTTATTGCCAAATGCTACCATTTATTCTGTAATCAGTGCATTCAAAGGACCCTTGGAAACCGCCAACGGAGGTGTCCGACCTGTGGAATGAGTTTTGGGCCCAATGATGTGAAACCTATCTATATATAA
- the LOC103717272 gene encoding E3 ubiquitin-protein ligase BRE1-like 1 isoform X2 codes for MGSTGEPDRKRRHFSSISPTAAAAAMKQPLAPCSDDKKLDVAVLQYKNQKLVEQLEAQKVECLALDNKLTQLKEKHKNYRDTLLVVNNSWERLVGDLESLSVCTSGSTNDGYDLRHSHMIEDGASCPTEDDFLSRLLETGATESSNYVSPSEKEDDIGAMQLRAKNILQNIIASFNDVCHVNEELAAALLVALPEDENSRQLMKTTNDLEVELGNFLVALGDLHLKHRLLTDRFQNHQDADAKNKAEHNRLAEELASTVAELEESNRKLATLKAQRDTTQGTPFLFPTLGNKHVGGDKVRDKQKELHDLESTVKESMNLVSSRLVEIRSLHEERIEILKKLVNLQNTLMDIKSISSSKAFQLLNDQLEKSNMEMDQYRASLEKLQVEKDNFVWHEKEMTLKVDLAEISWRVSVFSESRTAELDQELQRLAEERIVLETKLEEALREPGRKKIIAEFKALVSSLPKDMGIMQSELSKCKEAASELHSFRAEVQSLSSMLQRKEAELESISDRYANQLSEVRDLRQANQELKLFLEMYRRESTDSREVIESRDMEYKSWALVQSLKSSLDEHNLEHRVKAANEAEAISQQRLATAEAKIAELRQKLEDSGREICKYSETLKSKHEEGEAYLSEIESIGQAYEDMQTQNQHLLQQITERDDYNIKLVIEGVKARQLNDALRTEIQVMDKKLQQANSVMVLYSLEVGHLDEQLKVWSEHVGKLAEDGRQNSIIWENAQRRLLDGWSESQQIRQSLDEIQSKAGASRLDVTELLIELEKERFNTKRLEEDLEVMSRKAEHLRAQTEGYSVLEKLRQEVREYRGILKCSICLDRQKEVVIAKCYHLFCNQCIQRTLGNRQRRCPTCGMSFGPNDVKPIYI; via the exons ATGGGGAGCACTGGCGAGCCGGACCGGAAGAGGCGCCATTTCAGCTCCATATCCCCCACTGCCGCCGCAGCTGCCATGAAGCAGCCCTTGGCACCTTGCTCCGATGACAAGAAG CTTGATGTCGCTGTCCTTCAATACAAGAATCAAAAGCTTGTTGAACAATTAGAAGCTCAGAAAGTTGAGTGTCTTGCTCTTGACAATAAGCTCACTCAGCTGAAAGAGAAACATAAGAATTACAGGGACACATTACTTGTGGTCAATAACTCCTGGGAGCGA CTTGTCGgtgatttggaatcactttCTGTTTGCACAAGTGGATCTACAAATGATGGATATGATTTAAGACATTCTCATATGATAGAGG ATGGAGCATCCTGCCCCACAGAGGATGATTTTTTAAGCAGACTCCTAGAAACTGGTGCTACTGAAAGTTCGAATTATGTATCCCCTAGTGAAAAGGAAGATGATATAGGAGCAATGCAATTGAGGGCAAAAAACATCTTACAGAATATCATAGCTTCATTTAATGATGTGTGCCATGTAAATGAGGAACTTGCTGCTGCTCTCCTGGTTGCTCTTCCTGAAGACG AGAACAGCAGACAATTAATGAAGACCACGAATGATCTGGAGGTGGAACTTGGGAACTTTTTAGTGGCATTAGGTgatcttcatttgaaacacAGACTGTTGACAGATAGGTTCCAGAACCATCAAGATGCGGATGCTAAAAATAAGGCTGAGCATAACCGTTTGGCAG AGGAGTTGGCAAGTACTGTTGCTGAGTTGGAAGAAAGCAATCGTAAACTGGCAACCCTCAAGGCACAAAGGGATACAACACAAGGaacaccttttctttttccaacttTAGGAAATAAACATGTTGGTGGAGATAAGGTTAGAGATAAACAAAAAGAACTACATGACCTAGAGTCCACAGTCAAGGAGTCGATG AATTTAGTTTCAAGCCGGCTGGTAGAGATTCGGAGTCTACATGAAGAAAGAATTGAAATTTTGAAGAAGTTAGTTAATTTGCAG AACACTTTGATGGATATCAAGAGTATATCTTCATCCAAAGCTTTTCAATTGCTGAATGATCAATTAGAAAAGTCAAACATGGAAATGGATCAGTATCGGGCATCTTTGGAGAAATTACAG GTTGAAAAGGACAACTTTGTTtggcatgaaaaagaaatgactTTGAAAGTTGACCTAGCCGAGATATCTTGGAGAGTATCTGTCTTTTCTGAATCTAGAACCGCTGAGCTAGATCAGGAGTTGCAGAGACTGGCTGAGGAAAGGATTGTGTTGGAAACCAAGCTTGAAGAGGCTTTAAGAGAACCAg GTAGGAAAAAAATTATCGCAGAATTCAAAGCACTAGTATCATCACTACCCAAGGATATGGGAATCATGCAAAGTGAACTTAGTAAATGTAAGGAGGCTGCTTCAGAACTCCATTCTTTCCGAGCAGAAGTTCAATCTCTTTCCAGTATGTTACAAAGGAAG GAGGCTGAGCTGGAATCTATATCTGATAGATATGCTAACCAGCTTTCTGAG gtTCGAGATTTAAGACAGGCTAATCAAGAGTTGAAGCTATTTCTAGAGATGTATAGGCGTGAATCTACCGATTCCAG AGAAGTCATAGAATCTAGGGACATGGAATACAAGTCATGGGCTCTTGTTCAAAGCCTTAAGTCATCTCTTGATGAACACAACCTGGAGCACCGTGTGAAGGCAGCCAATGAAGCTGAAGCAATATCCCAGCAGAGACTAGCCACTGCTGAAGCTAAGATCGCTGAGCTGAGGCAGAAGTTGGAAGATTCTGGGAG GGAAATATGTAAATACTCTGAGACTCTGAAATCCAAACATGAAGAAGGCGAAGCATATTTATCGGAGATTGAG AGTATTGGGCAAGCATATGAAGATATGCAAACTCAAAATCAACACCTGTTGCAACAAATCACAGAAAGAGATGATTACAACATCAAG CTTGTTATCGAGGGTGTGAAAGCAAGACAACTGAATGATGCGCTACGAACAGAAATACAAGTGATGGACAAAAAATTGCAGCAAGCGAATTCAGTCATGGTTTTGTACAGCCTGGAAGTCGGACatttggatgagcag TTAAAAGTTTGGTCAGAACATGTTGGGAAACTTGCAGAGGATGGGAGGCAAAATTCTATTATTTGGGAGAATGCCCAGAGGAGGCTATTGGATGGGTGGAGCGAGTCTCAGCAGATAAGGCAATCATTGGATGAAATACAAAGTAAGGCGGGGGCAAGCCGGCTAGATGTTACTGAGCTGCTAATAGAGCTAGAGAAGGAGAG GTTTAACACGAAGAGACTAGAGGAGGACTTGGAAGTCATGTCAAGGAAAGCTGAACATCTTAGGGCTCAAACTGAGGGCTATTCAGTCCTAGAAAAGCTTAGGCAAGAAGTAAGGGAATACAGGGGAATACTGAAGTGTAGTATCTGCCTTGACAGACAAAAAGAG GTGGTTATTGCCAAATGCTACCATTTATTCTGTAATCAGTGCATTCAAAGGACCCTTGGAAACCGCCAACGGAGGTGTCCGACCTGTGGAATGAGTTTTGGGCCCAATGATGTGAAACCTATCTATATATAA
- the LOC103717274 gene encoding PLAT domain-containing protein 3-like isoform X2 yields MTVRRFHSLLLLLALLPLLASAAQEGECVYTVYVRTGSVIKGGTDAKIGVSLGDATGREVQVRDLVSWGGLMGPDHDYFERGNLDAFSGRGPCGLTRPLCRLNVTSDGGGAHHGWYCEYVEVTATGPHLPCSQTLFYVRQWLATDAPPFQLYATVDGCDQASAPRRPNLVLGNRPDTDSSSSSSSSSSSS; encoded by the exons atgacGGTTCGCCGCTTCCATTCTCTGTTACTCCTCCTCGCCCTCCTCCCCTTGCTAGCCTCCGCT GCGCAGGAGGGGGAGTGCGTGTACACGGTGTATGTGCGGACGGGATCGGTGATCAAAGGCGGCACCGACGCCAAGATCGGGGTGTCCCTGGGCGACGCGACGGGGCGCGAGGTCCAGGTAAGGGACCTGGTGTCGTGGGGCGGGCTGATGGGCCCCGACCACGACTACTTCGAACGGGGGAACCTCGACGCCTTCAGCGGGCGGGGCCCATGCGGGCTCACCAGGCCGCTCTGCCGTCTCAACGTGACCTCCGACGGGGGTGGGGCCCACCACGGCTGGTACTGCGAGTACGTCGAGGTGACGGCCACCGGGCCCCACCTCCCCTGCTCCCAGACCCTCTTCTACGTCCGCCAGTGGCTCGCCACCGACGCCCCGCCCTTCCAGCTCTACGCCACCGTCGACGGTTGCGACCAGGCCAGCGCTCCGAGGAGGCCCAACCTCGTCCTAGGAAACCGCCCCGACACcgactcttcctcctcctcctcctcctcctcatcttcttcttga